CCTGATCCGCGACGTCCATAATTAGGAACCTGAGGTTCTTCGTGCATTTTGCGACCTAATCCATGACCTACCAATTCACGCACGACACCGTAACCTTCTTTTTCACAATGTTGTTGAATGGCAAAACCAATATCACCTACGCGATTACCTTTTTTCATTTGTTCAATACCTTTGAACATAGATTCTTTTGTAACACGAAGTAATTTTTCTGTTTCAGCATCAATTTCTCCAACCGCAAATGTATAAGCATGATCTCCGTAAAAATCGTTCATATAAACTCCACAATCTACAGATACAATATCACCTTCGTGTAAAGGTTTATCGTTTGGAATTCCGTGAACAACTTGTTGATTAGGTGAGATACAAAGGTTTTTAGGGAAATCGTACATTCCTAAAAATGCTGGATATCCGCCATTGTCGCGAATAAATTCGCCTCCTAATTTATCTAAATGATTGGTTGTAACACCAGGCACTACTTCTTTGGCTAACATACCCAAGGTTTTTGAAACCAATTGAGCGCTTAGGTACATTAGTTCTAATTCTTCTTTACTTTTTAAATGTATCATAATCCGAAAAATCCTTTTTTCTTTTTCTTCTTAGGCGCTTCTTGCCCATTAGCGTGTACATTTAATTCAATCTTTTTTGTAATGATTTGATAAACGTCACTCCAACCAGGGAAACCACCTAAATTTCTGTCGTCGATAAAGATATCGGCATTTATTTTTCTACTTTGTGTATTTTTATCAAAATCTTCTCCGTCAAAACTATTGTTAATTGCATAAAACTCAATTCCATTTTTTTTACAGAACTCTACTGCTTCGTCTAAGGCTTTTCCACTACGATATGTCCATAAGGTAAGTCTATAGCCATCGTTTTGTAATTGTTTCAATGTTTCGAAAGCAAAGATTTTTGCTTTACCAATTTCTGGATATTTGTCATCGACAACAGTTCCGTCAAAGTCAACTGCAATAATTTTATTAATCATATTTATAAGTATAAAATAGTTGGGTTATTTTTTATGAATTATAATATTTCCTGTCATTTCTGTTGGGATTTCAATTCCCATTAAAGTTAAGATTGTTGGTGCAATATCACCAAGTTTACCATGTTCAACATTCCATTCTATATTATTTTGAGCTAAAATAAATGGTACTAGGTTTGTGGTGTGTTGTGTATTTGGCGATCCATCTTCATTCATCATAAAATCTGAATTCCCATGATCTGCTAAAATAACTACATTATAACCATGTTGCAACGCTGTATTCACGATTTTTTCTGCACAAGTATCTACCACTTCAGCCGCTTTTATTGCAGCTGACATAACACCTGTATGTCCAACCATATCTGTATTAGCGAAGTTAAGACAAATGAAATCTGCTGATTCTTTTTCTATTTCTGGTACAATTGCATTTGTAATATCATAAGCCGCCATTTCTGGTTTCAAATCGTAAGTTGCAACATCTCTTGGTGAAGCACATAATATACGAGATTCGCCTACAAAAGGTTCTTCTCGTCCGCCATTGAAGAAAAATGTAACGTGTGGGTACTTTTCAGTTTCAGCGATGCGAATTTGTTTACGTCCAGCGTTTGCAATTACTTCACCTAAGGTGTTTACAATGTTTTTTTCATCAAAAATAACATCCACTCCAGTATATGTTGCATCATATTCAGTTAGTGTAATGTATTTTAGATTTAATTTATGCATCTCAAATTCAGGAAAATCGTGCTGTGTTAAAACTTCTGTGATTTCACGACCACGATCAGTTCTAAAATTAAAACAGATTACCACATCATCATTTGCTATTTTGGCTTTTGGTTGTCCTGTATCATCTGTAATAATAATTGGTTTGATGAATTCGTCAGTCACCTCATTAGTATATGATGTACGAATGGCTTCTAATGGATTTGTTGTTGGTGTACCAACCGCATTTACCATTGCATCGTAGGCTAATTTTACACGTTCCCAACGTTTATCACGATCCATCGCATAATATCGACCTGTAATTGAAGCGATTTCTCCCGTTGATTTTGTCATGTGATTCATCAATTCTGTGATAAATCCTTCGCCAGATTTAGGATCAGTATCGCGACCATCTGTGAAAGCATGAACAAAAACATTTTGATTTAAACCAGATTGATTGGCTGCATCTAACAAGCCTTTCAAATGATTGATATGCGAATGTACACCACCATCAGAAACTAATCCGATGAAATGTACTTTTTTGTTATGGTCTAAAGCATATTGAAAAGCATCTTTTAAGATAGGTTCATTTTGTAATGTACCATTTTCAACTGCCATATTGATACGAACTAAGTTCTGAAAAACGACGCGTCCAGCACCTAAATTCATGTGTCCAACTTCCGAATTTCCCATTTGACCTTCTGGTAAACCAACAGCTAAGCCAAAGGTATCTAAAGTAGAATGAGGAAATTTTTCGAAACAGCTATCTATAAAAGGTGTATTCGCTTGAGCGATTGCAGAAACAGCAGGGTTTGGTCCAATTCCCCAACCGTCTAAAATCATTAATATTGCTTTGTTGTTCATTTGTTTTGTAATAATTCAGCCCAAAGATAACAATCATTGGGCTGAAAAGTTTATTTTTAATGAGGATTAATTTGCAACTTCACTGATAAATTTGATACGCATTAAACGTAATTCCTCTTCATCATAATCGTCACCAAACTCATCTAACAATGAAGTCATTGAATCCGTATCTGCATCCATCAAGAAATCATAGATTTCTTCTTGTTGGTCTTCGTCCAATACTTCGTCAATATAATAATTGATATTTAATTTTGTTCCTTGATAAACAATACTTTCCATTTCAGAGAGTAAATCGCTCATCGACATGTTTTTTGCTTCAGCAACATCTTCCAAATTCAATTTTCTATCAGTTGACTGTATAATGTAAACTTTGTGGCTTGATTTGTCAGCTACTTGTTTAATCACCATGTCTTCTGGACGAATAATGTCATTGTCTTTTACATATTGTGCAATAAAATCAACAAAATCTTTTCCGAATTTTTGAGCTTTTCCTTCTCCAACTCCATACACATTTGTTAATTCCTTAACCGTTGTTGGATATTGCATCGTCATGTCATCTAAACTCGAATCTTGAAATACTGCAAAAGGAGGAATTTGATGTTTTTTAGAGATTTTTTTACGTAAATCTTTTAATTGTTTCAATAAAACATCATCAAAGGCAATTGGAGCAGTAGACGTTTCTTCTTTATCGAAGCTACCTTCTGATAATAATTTTTTGAAATCAATATCCTCAGCAATTTCAAACGAAGTTGGCTTATTGATGAAATCTTTTCCGTCTTTGGTTATTTTTAAAATACCATAAGATTCGATTTCTTTCTCTAATAAATTATGAACAATTAATTGACGTAAGATAGATTTCCAATAATAATCTTCTTTTTCTTTTCCAATTCCGAAGAATTTTTCAGAACTTAAATTATACGATTTTGTAATTGAAGTTTCTTTTCCAACAATAACATTAACGATATCATTAAGTTTCAACTTTTGATTCGTTTTCTGAACAACATCTAATGCGATTATTGCATCTTCTTTTGCTTCTGTCATTTTCTTCGGATTGCGCATGTTGTCGTCCATATTTGCGCCTTCACCATTTTTGTCGTCAAAATTTTCACCAAAATAATGCAACAAAAATTTACGACGAGACATCGAAGTTTCGGCATAGGCAACCACTTCAGAAAGTAACTGCATTCCAACTTCTCGTTCAGCAACAGGTTTGCTCGCTAAGAATTTCTCCAGTTTTTCGATATCTTTATAATCGTAGAAAGCAATACATATACCTTCACCGCCATCGCGACCAGCACGACCAGTTTCTTGGTAATAACTTTCTAACGATTTTGGCATATCATAATGCATCACAAAACGTACGTCAGGTTTATCGATTCCCATTCCAAATGCAATTGTTGCAACAACAACACTTGCATCTTCCATCAAGAACATATCTTGGTGTTTGCTACGTGTTTTTGCATCCAAACCAGCGTGGTAAGGAATTGCATTGATCCCGTTTACTTGTAAAAGTTGAGTAATTTCTTCAACCTTTTTACGACTTAAACAATAAATGACACCAGATTTACCATCGTTTTGTTTGATAAATTTGATAATTTGTTTGTCCTGATCAACTTTTGGACGGATCTCGTAAAATAAATTCGTACGATTAAAAGAATCTTTAAATACTTTTGCACTTTGCATTCCCAAAGTTTTCTGAATATCTTCTTGTACTTTAGGTGTTGCTGTTGCAGTCAACGCAATAATTGGCGCATCACCAATTCTGTTGATAATAGATTTTAGGTTACGATATTCTGGTCGAAAATCGTGTCCCCATTCAGAAATACAGTGCGCTTCATCAATAGCAAAAAAAGAAATTTGAACCGATTTAAAAAAATCGATGTATTCTTCTTTTGTCAAAGATTCGGGTGCAACATATAACATTTTTGTTACTCCATTTTTGATGTCAGTCATCACAGTTTTTGTTTCTGACTTATTCAAAGATGAGTTTAATACGTGCGCAATTCCATCATTTTCAGAAATTCCTCGTATTGCGTCTACTTGATTCTTCATTAAGGCGATTAAAGGTGAAACAATAATCGCGACTCCATCTGACATTAATGCCGGTAGTTGATAACATAAAGACTTACCTCCGCCAGTTGGCATCAAAACAAATACATCTTCTTTATTTAGTAAGCTTGTAATGATTTCGTGCTGCTGTCCTTTAAATTGGTCGAAACCAAAATATTTTTTTAGGTAAGATGTTAAGTTTTTCGAAGTGGCTTCCATCTACACAAAAGACTAAAATTAATATTATAAATTAAATAGTTCCTATATTTGATAACTCTTAAATATACACAAAATTTTGATATGTTTTATATATAATTGAGTGTAAATAAAAAAGGAGAGTAAAAGTACGACAAATTTTAAAAATAGACAATAGAAATTTTATTGTGAAAAATTCAGAAATAATACAAATTGCTCAGGAAGTTTTTAGAGAAGAAATTCTTGAGTTAGAAGCGATAGCTTCTCGTATTAGCGAGTCTTTTGTTGATGCGGTAAATGCGATATATAACACGAAAGGAAAATTGGTAGTTGTAGGAGTGGGAAAGAGTGCGCATATTGCAAATAAAATTGTAGCAACACTAAATTCTACTGGAACTCCAAGTCAATTTTTACATGCGACAGAAGCTATTCATGGCGATTTAGGTCTTGTACGACCAGAAGATGTGGTGATTTGTATTTCGAAAAGTGGAAATACACCAGAGATTACGTATTTAGCTCCGATACTTAAACAGTATGCTGCTGTTTTGATTGGATTAACTTCAAACTTGAAGTCAGAATTAGCTAAAAATTCTGACATTGTTTTGGATGTGAATATCAAAAAAGAGGCTTGTCCAGTTAATTTGGCGCCGACAACTTCTACTACAGCACAATTACTAATGGGAGATGCTTTGGCTGTTGCTTTGATGAAAATGAGAGCATTTACACAAAATGATTTTGCAAAATATCATCCTGGAGGAGCCTTAGGAAAACGACTTTTGTGGACGGTGGAAAATATTGTTGATCCAGAAAGAAAACCTTTTGTAGGGCCAGAATCTTCAATTTCAGAAGTGATCAATTCATTGACTTCGGGGCGTCATGGAATCACTGTGATTTTGGATGAAGATAAAATTGTGGGAGTTATTACAGATGGAGATTTGCGCCGAATGTTATTGAATAATGAGACATTTACACATTTAAAAGCGAAAGATATCGCTTCAATGCATCCGAAAACAATTCAAAAAACTGAGAAAG
This portion of the Empedobacter stercoris genome encodes:
- the map gene encoding type I methionyl aminopeptidase — its product is MIHLKSKEELELMYLSAQLVSKTLGMLAKEVVPGVTTNHLDKLGGEFIRDNGGYPAFLGMYDFPKNLCISPNQQVVHGIPNDKPLHEGDIVSVDCGVYMNDFYGDHAYTFAVGEIDAETEKLLRVTKESMFKGIEQMKKGNRVGDIGFAIQQHCEKEGYGVVRELVGHGLGRKMHEEPQVPNYGRRGSGKKIEEGLVLAIEPMVNMGTEKVFFHPDGWTVTTRDDKYSAHFEHDVCVVDGEPKLLSTYQFIYDALGIKSDEEKPFLFKP
- a CDS encoding BT0820 family HAD-type phosphatase encodes the protein MINKIIAVDFDGTVVDDKYPEIGKAKIFAFETLKQLQNDGYRLTLWTYRSGKALDEAVEFCKKNGIEFYAINNSFDGEDFDKNTQSRKINADIFIDDRNLGGFPGWSDVYQIITKKIELNVHANGQEAPKKKKKKGFFGL
- the gpmI gene encoding 2,3-bisphosphoglycerate-independent phosphoglycerate mutase; translated protein: MNNKAILMILDGWGIGPNPAVSAIAQANTPFIDSCFEKFPHSTLDTFGLAVGLPEGQMGNSEVGHMNLGAGRVVFQNLVRINMAVENGTLQNEPILKDAFQYALDHNKKVHFIGLVSDGGVHSHINHLKGLLDAANQSGLNQNVFVHAFTDGRDTDPKSGEGFITELMNHMTKSTGEIASITGRYYAMDRDKRWERVKLAYDAMVNAVGTPTTNPLEAIRTSYTNEVTDEFIKPIIITDDTGQPKAKIANDDVVICFNFRTDRGREITEVLTQHDFPEFEMHKLNLKYITLTEYDATYTGVDVIFDEKNIVNTLGEVIANAGRKQIRIAETEKYPHVTFFFNGGREEPFVGESRILCASPRDVATYDLKPEMAAYDITNAIVPEIEKESADFICLNFANTDMVGHTGVMSAAIKAAEVVDTCAEKIVNTALQHGYNVVILADHGNSDFMMNEDGSPNTQHTTNLVPFILAQNNIEWNVEHGKLGDIAPTILTLMGIEIPTEMTGNIIIHKK
- the recQ gene encoding DNA helicase RecQ, coding for MEATSKNLTSYLKKYFGFDQFKGQQHEIITSLLNKEDVFVLMPTGGGKSLCYQLPALMSDGVAIIVSPLIALMKNQVDAIRGISENDGIAHVLNSSLNKSETKTVMTDIKNGVTKMLYVAPESLTKEEYIDFFKSVQISFFAIDEAHCISEWGHDFRPEYRNLKSIINRIGDAPIIALTATATPKVQEDIQKTLGMQSAKVFKDSFNRTNLFYEIRPKVDQDKQIIKFIKQNDGKSGVIYCLSRKKVEEITQLLQVNGINAIPYHAGLDAKTRSKHQDMFLMEDASVVVATIAFGMGIDKPDVRFVMHYDMPKSLESYYQETGRAGRDGGEGICIAFYDYKDIEKLEKFLASKPVAEREVGMQLLSEVVAYAETSMSRRKFLLHYFGENFDDKNGEGANMDDNMRNPKKMTEAKEDAIIALDVVQKTNQKLKLNDIVNVIVGKETSITKSYNLSSEKFFGIGKEKEDYYWKSILRQLIVHNLLEKEIESYGILKITKDGKDFINKPTSFEIAEDIDFKKLLSEGSFDKEETSTAPIAFDDVLLKQLKDLRKKISKKHQIPPFAVFQDSSLDDMTMQYPTTVKELTNVYGVGEGKAQKFGKDFVDFIAQYVKDNDIIRPEDMVIKQVADKSSHKVYIIQSTDRKLNLEDVAEAKNMSMSDLLSEMESIVYQGTKLNINYYIDEVLDEDQQEEIYDFLMDADTDSMTSLLDEFGDDYDEEELRLMRIKFISEVAN
- a CDS encoding KpsF/GutQ family sugar-phosphate isomerase — translated: MKNSEIIQIAQEVFREEILELEAIASRISESFVDAVNAIYNTKGKLVVVGVGKSAHIANKIVATLNSTGTPSQFLHATEAIHGDLGLVRPEDVVICISKSGNTPEITYLAPILKQYAAVLIGLTSNLKSELAKNSDIVLDVNIKKEACPVNLAPTTSTTAQLLMGDALAVALMKMRAFTQNDFAKYHPGGALGKRLLWTVENIVDPERKPFVGPESSISEVINSLTSGRHGITVILDEDKIVGVITDGDLRRMLLNNETFTHLKAKDIASMHPKTIQKTEKAREALAILRHNSIGQLVVVDEENHYYGILDIHSILNEGIE